The following are from one region of the Acidobacteriota bacterium genome:
- a CDS encoding DUF309 domain-containing protein, whose product MASLRFETGPRTGEKVLLDKDKFTFGRGKSCDCILAHPTVSREHFYLERNNGKLFLVDQGSENGTLANAERISWIELEDGDSIQAGPFKLVVEMAEARTDTVELPDELPNRDARPKESATTVEPLSRDATTSRLYAPQYLRGIEHFNAGRYFDAHEVWEEIWLHSSGDTKVFYQMLIQAAVGLHHYERGNARGARGMHSNVVEKLSRLPSVFMSLDLVEFSRSFNASLADLIERDNEAAPSPDNPRPRIRLLSLDKADWGL is encoded by the coding sequence ATGGCTTCTCTAAGATTTGAAACGGGACCGCGGACCGGCGAAAAGGTACTGCTCGACAAGGACAAGTTCACCTTCGGCCGAGGCAAGTCGTGCGATTGTATCCTCGCTCATCCAACTGTTTCGCGCGAACACTTCTACCTCGAGCGCAACAACGGCAAGCTGTTTCTCGTGGACCAGGGCAGTGAGAACGGCACGCTCGCCAACGCCGAGCGGATATCGTGGATTGAGTTGGAGGATGGCGATTCAATCCAGGCGGGACCGTTTAAGCTGGTGGTTGAAATGGCCGAGGCGCGAACTGATACCGTGGAATTGCCGGACGAATTGCCGAATAGGGACGCACGGCCGAAAGAGAGCGCTACAACTGTCGAGCCATTATCTCGCGATGCTACCACCTCAAGACTATATGCTCCTCAGTACCTGCGGGGCATCGAGCACTTCAACGCGGGCCGCTACTTTGATGCCCACGAGGTATGGGAGGAAATCTGGCTTCACTCTTCGGGCGATACAAAAGTGTTCTATCAGATGCTGATTCAGGCAGCGGTCGGTTTGCATCATTACGAGCGAGGCAACGCGCGAGGCGCTCGCGGAATGCATAGCAACGTTGTTGAGAAGCTCAGCCGGCTGCCCTCGGTTTTCATGTCGCTCGATCTCGTTGAGTTTTCTCGCAGCTTCAACGCTTCGCTTGCCGACTTGATCGAGCGCGACAACGAAGCCGCTCCTTCACCCGATAACCCTCGGCCGCGGATTCGGCTTCTCTCGCTGGATAAGGCAGACTGGGGCCTCTGA
- a CDS encoding FAD-binding oxidoreductase produces the protein MTERRTELARSIESIVGGDHLTEDPEFQIDGLSPKLIARPGSAEEVAACLRVCSESAAAVVPAGRMSWLQCGNPLKRADVLLSLDRMRRIVQYSPPDLTATVEAGLTLGELNAVSVRERQWLPLDPPGFRSASLGAIAACNSSGALRIGFGTPRDYVIGLRLAHADGAQSKSGGQVVKNVAGYDMNKLYVGSYGTLAVITELTFKLRPLAERSSTMMITSKNRGPLFQLATRVLASELQPASVVLTRRLSAALASSRPDDALLIRFIDSEPAVQHQVDWVMRSIDDSYRGTVLSADEADSTWAEVADFDQPAIRVKFSLPLSAVAAEFEKAFAAHPECVAAADIGAGIVRMAFDADEQSVVDQIKLLRASAVAVNGTLVIERAPAEVRRETDAWGDVGSTAGLMRLIKARFDPQSLLNPGRFVLGL, from the coding sequence ATGACCGAAAGACGAACAGAGCTTGCCAGATCTATCGAGTCCATCGTTGGCGGCGATCACCTGACGGAAGACCCCGAGTTCCAAATTGACGGATTGAGCCCAAAGCTGATTGCTCGACCCGGGTCAGCGGAAGAAGTAGCCGCGTGTTTGAGGGTTTGCTCGGAGTCTGCCGCTGCGGTCGTGCCAGCCGGGCGGATGAGCTGGCTTCAGTGCGGCAATCCGCTCAAACGTGCGGACGTTTTGTTGAGCCTCGACCGGATGCGGCGGATCGTCCAGTACAGCCCGCCCGACCTTACAGCTACAGTTGAAGCGGGACTCACGCTCGGCGAGCTCAACGCCGTGTCGGTGCGAGAACGTCAATGGCTGCCACTTGACCCGCCCGGCTTCAGGTCGGCGTCGCTCGGAGCCATAGCGGCGTGCAATTCAAGCGGCGCGCTTAGAATAGGATTCGGCACACCGCGAGATTATGTGATTGGTCTGAGGCTCGCGCACGCCGATGGCGCCCAGAGCAAATCGGGCGGCCAGGTAGTCAAGAACGTGGCGGGTTACGATATGAACAAGCTTTACGTCGGCAGCTACGGGACGTTGGCGGTCATAACCGAGCTTACCTTCAAACTTCGCCCGCTGGCCGAGCGCAGTTCGACTATGATGATCACCTCGAAGAACCGCGGCCCGCTCTTTCAGCTTGCAACGAGGGTGTTAGCCTCAGAGCTTCAGCCGGCGTCTGTTGTTCTTACGAGGCGGCTCTCTGCAGCGCTCGCGTCCAGCCGGCCCGATGATGCGTTGTTGATTCGATTCATCGACAGCGAACCGGCGGTTCAGCATCAGGTTGATTGGGTAATGCGCTCGATTGACGACAGCTACCGGGGAACAGTGTTGAGCGCGGACGAAGCTGACTCAACATGGGCGGAGGTTGCTGACTTCGATCAACCGGCGATACGAGTGAAATTCAGCCTGCCGTTATCAGCGGTGGCCGCCGAGTTCGAAAAGGCTTTTGCGGCTCATCCAGAGTGCGTTGCTGCCGCTGACATTGGCGCTGGTATAGTTCGAATGGCGTTTGACGCAGACGAGCAATCAGTTGTCGATCAGATCAAACTTCTTCGCGCGAGCGCGGTGGCGGTCAACGGTACGCTGGTGATCGAGAGAGCGCCGGCAGAAGTAAGACGCGAAACAGATGCGTGGGGTGATGTCGGATCGACGGCCGGGCTTATGCGATTGATAAAAGCCAGGTTCGATCCACAGTCGTTGCTGAATCCGGGAAGGTTTGTCCTGGGGCTGTGA
- a CDS encoding heterodisulfide reductase-related iron-sulfur binding cluster, whose amino-acid sequence MKTQKSLASLLTANTERLLTCVHCGLCLPACPTYRHLGDENDSPRGRIYLMRGVVEGKIALGDAFISHIDLCLGCRGCESVCPSGVPYGHLLEAARAEVAKEKAARGSWSEAVLRFVLGKVFTRPWLLRSALAVARGFRDSGLARAAFKANLLRGRLRFALALLLASRSPVGRINSRRKARTDVIAKGATRVAVLRGCVMEGLFRETNRATERVLVRNDCQLVSADGQMCCGALHAHAGQLEMARQLARRNIEVFLKSGADRIIVNAAGCGAAMKEYAGLLADDPLFADRAVEFSSKVRDVSEFLIEAGIRPPDGHIGRRVAYDAPCHLIHAQRIAEAPIDLLRSIPGITLVPLRGFESCCGGAGIYNLQHSELSGDILKDKIARISESGADTVVTGNPGCIMQIGAGVLLSGLNVDVVHPIELLDAAYQE is encoded by the coding sequence ATGAAAACTCAGAAGTCACTTGCTTCGCTGCTCACGGCGAACACAGAAAGGCTGCTCACTTGTGTTCATTGTGGCCTGTGCCTGCCGGCGTGCCCGACGTACCGGCATCTCGGTGACGAGAATGATTCTCCGCGCGGGCGCATCTACCTTATGCGAGGAGTTGTCGAAGGCAAGATTGCTCTCGGAGACGCATTCATCTCGCACATCGATCTCTGCTTGGGGTGTCGAGGGTGCGAGTCGGTGTGCCCTTCAGGCGTGCCTTACGGTCATTTGCTCGAAGCGGCGCGAGCTGAAGTGGCAAAAGAAAAAGCGGCGCGCGGCTCCTGGTCTGAAGCTGTGCTGCGGTTCGTGCTCGGCAAGGTGTTCACCCGGCCGTGGCTGCTACGCTCCGCACTGGCCGTAGCTCGCGGGTTTCGGGATAGCGGACTCGCGCGAGCAGCATTCAAGGCGAATCTGCTTCGTGGAAGACTTCGCTTCGCCCTCGCGCTCTTGCTCGCGAGCCGATCGCCTGTGGGCAGGATCAATTCGCGGCGCAAGGCACGGACAGACGTGATTGCAAAGGGTGCGACGCGCGTGGCAGTGCTTCGCGGTTGCGTGATGGAGGGACTCTTTCGCGAGACCAATCGTGCGACCGAGCGCGTGCTGGTTCGCAACGACTGCCAACTGGTAAGCGCGGATGGACAGATGTGCTGCGGCGCGCTGCACGCTCACGCGGGACAGCTTGAAATGGCCAGGCAACTTGCAAGAAGAAACATCGAGGTTTTTCTTAAGAGCGGCGCCGATCGAATCATCGTAAACGCTGCGGGCTGCGGGGCCGCGATGAAGGAGTACGCCGGCTTGCTCGCTGATGATCCCCTGTTTGCGGACCGCGCCGTAGAGTTCAGCTCCAAGGTCAGAGACGTTTCCGAGTTTCTGATCGAGGCCGGCATTCGGCCACCGGACGGGCACATAGGCCGGCGAGTGGCGTATGATGCGCCGTGTCATTTGATACACGCACAGCGAATCGCTGAGGCGCCAATCGATTTGCTGCGTTCGATCCCGGGGATCACGCTTGTCCCACTGCGAGGCTTCGAAAGTTGTTGCGGAGGCGCCGGCATTTACAACCTTCAACATTCAGAACTGAGCGGGGATATTCTTAAGGACAAGATCGCGCGCATAAGTGAGAGTGGCGCCGACACGGTCGTCACCGGGAATCCCGGATGCATTATGCAAATCGGCGCTGGAGTTTTGTTGAGCGGGTTAAACGTAGATGTGGTACATCCGATTGAATTGCTTGACGCGGCTTACCAGGAATAA
- a CDS encoding PilT/PilU family type 4a pilus ATPase, producing the protein MSTINFSQVVQAMLAVSDKISDLIFSPGRPPQVELIGKLTPVNLPGMELLTPAHTAAIAKALIGANKSSEESLEKYGSADLSFSLTGLSRFRVNIFKQRGTHAIVMRVVPNEIPSFEQLGIPDVLREVAEIKNGIVLVTGPTGSGKSSTLAAIIDLINETKYYHIVTIEDPVEFMHRHKKCTVHQRELHSDTSSFAYALRAALRQAPKVILVGEIRDLETCEVALEASETGHLVMSTLHTTDAVKTVERLIGMFPKSQEHIIRMRLAGAFRFIVSQRLIPRADGRGRVAAIEILRSTSRTRDYVEKGEREGKSLYDAMRDGNLEGMQVFDGELERLVRNGTITLSEGLAYATNRQNLLLQLSDLGGGSVDAMLNAESQTSDLVA; encoded by the coding sequence ATGTCGACGATCAATTTTTCGCAAGTGGTGCAGGCCATGCTGGCGGTCTCTGACAAGATATCGGATTTGATTTTTTCACCCGGCCGTCCGCCTCAAGTCGAGCTCATCGGCAAGCTGACTCCGGTGAACCTGCCGGGGATGGAACTGCTGACTCCTGCGCATACCGCCGCAATCGCCAAGGCGTTGATAGGCGCCAACAAGTCTTCGGAAGAGTCGCTCGAGAAATACGGGTCCGCCGATCTGTCGTTCAGCCTGACCGGGCTGTCACGGTTTCGCGTCAACATCTTCAAGCAGCGCGGCACTCACGCCATCGTCATGCGCGTCGTACCCAACGAGATTCCGTCCTTCGAGCAGCTTGGCATCCCGGATGTCTTGAGAGAGGTCGCAGAGATAAAGAACGGTATCGTGCTGGTCACCGGACCTACCGGGTCGGGGAAATCCTCGACGCTGGCAGCAATAATCGACCTGATCAACGAGACCAAGTACTACCATATCGTGACCATCGAGGATCCGGTTGAGTTTATGCACCGGCATAAGAAATGTACGGTGCACCAGCGCGAATTGCATTCGGACACGTCGAGCTTCGCCTATGCGCTGAGGGCCGCTCTCCGCCAGGCGCCGAAGGTAATCCTGGTGGGCGAGATACGCGATCTTGAAACCTGCGAGGTTGCGTTGGAAGCGTCGGAGACCGGCCACCTGGTAATGTCGACCTTGCACACTACTGATGCCGTCAAGACAGTCGAGCGCCTCATCGGCATGTTCCCGAAGAGTCAAGAGCACATCATTCGAATGAGGCTCGCCGGAGCTTTCCGGTTTATTGTTTCTCAGCGGCTCATACCGCGAGCGGATGGCCGCGGCCGCGTCGCGGCTATTGAAATACTCAGGTCAACCTCACGAACACGCGACTACGTAGAAAAGGGAGAGCGCGAAGGCAAATCGCTCTACGATGCCATGAGGGATGGGAACCTCGAGGGCATGCAGGTGTTTGACGGGGAGCTGGAACGCTTGGTCCGAAATGGGACGATAACGCTGAGCGAGGGATTGGCCTACGCCACCAACCGCCAGAATCTGCTTCTTCAGCTCTCGGATCTAGGCGGGGGTTCGGTAGACGCGATGCTGAACGCGGAGTCACAGACTAGCGATCTAGTGGCTTAG
- a CDS encoding PilZ domain-containing protein, whose translation MVKGNRDEERRKARRFQLGWDAAVKGIDLAGGGFEETANLKNLSSLGAFLYLPRRVKVGARLELRIKVPFKKKSWMRYSAEVVRIKKVSGNIGIALRFDTARPMFAEQ comes from the coding sequence ATGGTAAAGGGCAATCGCGACGAAGAGCGCAGGAAAGCGCGAAGGTTTCAGCTCGGTTGGGACGCGGCCGTTAAAGGCATCGACCTGGCTGGCGGGGGCTTCGAAGAAACCGCGAATCTTAAAAATCTAAGCTCGCTCGGCGCGTTCTTGTATTTACCCAGGCGCGTGAAGGTCGGCGCAAGGCTCGAACTAAGAATAAAGGTACCTTTCAAGAAGAAAAGTTGGATGAGGTACTCGGCGGAGGTAGTCCGCATTAAAAAGGTAAGCGGCAACATCGGCATCGCGCTGAGGTTCGACACGGCCCGACCGATGTTCGCCGAGCAGTGA
- a CDS encoding response regulator: MRTVLVVEDDFDTLHPLAELLRLKSYDVSTATEAEQGLSVARRQRPDLIITDIALPGKSGLHFISAVRSDEQLKSTPIIVISGCGPMIMVEAEAAGANCCLEKPISIDRFWAAIDQVVGAGPEMEPPKPTDWREDSGRALAGEIDGLVETLRHCTTKTEREDVLKRLKERILKLQARNANCA; this comes from the coding sequence ATGAGGACGGTCCTGGTTGTAGAAGATGATTTTGACACGCTTCATCCGCTTGCCGAGTTGCTTCGGCTGAAAAGCTACGACGTCAGCACCGCAACCGAGGCGGAGCAAGGCTTGAGTGTCGCTCGCCGGCAGCGGCCAGACCTGATAATCACCGATATCGCATTGCCCGGCAAAAGCGGTCTTCATTTTATCAGCGCGGTGCGCAGCGACGAGCAACTCAAATCAACGCCCATAATAGTCATAAGCGGTTGCGGACCGATGATCATGGTTGAAGCAGAAGCAGCCGGAGCGAACTGCTGTCTGGAAAAGCCGATAAGCATTGACCGGTTCTGGGCTGCAATCGATCAGGTGGTTGGCGCCGGTCCGGAAATGGAGCCGCCCAAGCCAACGGACTGGCGTGAGGACTCGGGGCGCGCACTCGCTGGAGAAATCGACGGCCTCGTAGAAACGCTGCGCCATTGCACAACCAAGACCGAGCGGGAAGACGTGCTGAAGCGTTTGAAGGAGAGGATACTCAAGCTGCAAGCGCGAAACGCAAACTGCGCATAA
- a CDS encoding ATP-binding protein — MGSSSGTFGSALDDHYRRRKLYWLLLSRIAMAAALLAIVGLTEKDSTQRSFIPVLAAVAGAIVLLSAFYLAVLRTRLAHRTQAYIQFSVDICIVTWLVYRTGDVESPFLALYLVIIFAACALLGRTGVSLVGALAGALYVSIGVLAMSRVLPRAIGWAPYEGNELSWTQFMFSLNLVAIFAVAILSSQLAERIRRSEIQLASATRDLADYRLFNDRIIESMRSGLVTTDLLGHIITFNRAAEEITGHRASEVRGKAILTIFGDIERQIEAGLESIRTRTRLPRFDIGCKTADGREIHLGFSVAPLVDEAENSRGYVLTFQDLTEVMDLEREVRRQERLAALGKMAAGLAHEIRNPLASMRGSVQVLASELSFSQDQSQLMQIVLRESDRLNRIVSDFLTYARPPKIERAVIELASLLSETIALLRNSPELRPDHLILEKYPDVSVLYQGDANQMRQIFWNLARNAIQAMPQGGELSVMLEAGPSRDVTIAFIDTGQGMSREQRERLFEPFNSSSGGTGLGMAIVYQLVRDHNGNIVVESESGKGTQIAIRLPAGSRVAPAPVGSSDDSRVDSTPPAVAANV, encoded by the coding sequence ATGGGAAGTTCATCAGGCACATTTGGCTCGGCGCTCGACGATCACTACAGGCGCAGAAAGCTCTATTGGCTTTTGCTTTCGCGGATTGCGATGGCCGCGGCGCTGCTGGCAATCGTTGGGCTGACTGAGAAAGATAGCACGCAGCGCTCGTTCATTCCGGTGCTTGCCGCGGTGGCGGGCGCCATTGTCTTACTGTCGGCGTTCTACCTGGCGGTGCTGCGCACCCGGTTAGCGCACAGGACGCAGGCTTACATTCAGTTTTCGGTGGACATCTGCATCGTGACCTGGCTTGTGTATCGCACGGGCGACGTTGAATCTCCATTCCTGGCGCTCTACCTTGTGATCATTTTCGCGGCGTGCGCGTTGCTGGGCAGGACCGGCGTCTCGCTGGTGGGCGCTCTGGCCGGCGCGCTGTACGTGAGCATAGGCGTGCTCGCGATGAGCAGAGTCCTTCCGCGCGCGATCGGCTGGGCTCCTTACGAAGGCAACGAACTGTCGTGGACGCAGTTCATGTTTTCGCTCAACCTGGTTGCGATCTTTGCGGTGGCGATCTTATCGAGCCAGCTTGCCGAGCGCATCCGGCGCAGCGAAATCCAGCTTGCCAGCGCAACAAGGGACCTCGCGGACTACCGGCTATTCAACGATCGGATCATCGAGAGCATGCGAAGCGGCCTGGTCACGACGGATTTGCTGGGACACATCATCACCTTCAACCGCGCCGCCGAAGAGATCACCGGGCACCGGGCAAGCGAGGTTCGCGGGAAGGCGATCCTCACCATATTCGGAGACATTGAACGGCAGATCGAAGCGGGATTGGAATCGATTCGAACGCGCACACGGCTCCCGCGGTTCGATATCGGTTGCAAGACCGCCGACGGACGGGAAATTCATCTCGGATTCTCTGTTGCGCCACTGGTCGATGAGGCCGAGAACTCGCGCGGGTATGTTCTAACGTTCCAGGATCTGACTGAAGTGATGGATCTAGAGCGCGAGGTGCGTCGCCAGGAGCGGCTCGCAGCATTGGGAAAGATGGCCGCGGGACTCGCGCACGAGATACGAAACCCGCTCGCTTCTATGCGCGGCTCGGTGCAGGTGCTGGCAAGCGAGCTTAGCTTCTCGCAGGACCAGTCTCAGTTGATGCAGATAGTTCTGCGCGAATCAGACCGGCTGAATCGAATTGTGTCGGACTTTCTGACCTATGCGCGGCCACCCAAAATCGAGCGCGCGGTGATTGAGCTTGCGAGCCTGTTGTCGGAGACAATTGCGCTTCTGCGAAACAGCCCCGAGCTGCGGCCGGACCATTTGATACTCGAAAAATATCCCGACGTGTCGGTCCTTTACCAGGGGGACGCAAATCAAATGCGCCAGATATTCTGGAACCTGGCGCGCAACGCAATCCAGGCTATGCCGCAGGGAGGGGAGCTGAGCGTTATGCTCGAGGCCGGCCCCAGCCGGGACGTAACCATCGCCTTCATCGATACCGGGCAGGGCATGAGCCGCGAACAGAGGGAAAGATTGTTCGAGCCGTTCAACTCCTCGAGCGGCGGCACGGGGCTCGGCATGGCGATAGTGTATCAGTTGGTGCGGGACCACAACGGCAACATAGTAGTAGAGAGCGAGTCCGGTAAGGGCACGCAAATCGCGATCAGGCTTCCGGCTGGCAGCCGCGTCGCGCCGGCTCCCGTAGGTTCTAGTGATGATTCCCGCGTGGATTCGACGCCGCCCGCCGTGGCGGCGAATGTCTGA
- a CDS encoding sigma-54 dependent transcriptional regulator: MEKLLVVDDERSMRELLELVLKREGYAVHTAENGTRALELVRQNVYDLIISDVKMPDINGIDLLARVREISPETMVIMITAFATVDTARRAFKLGAEDLVIKDAGFDVEELTVSVGKVLEKKHLRQENVLLKRELRQRNSLDNIIGRSPQMQAIYQMIETVAVTTSTVLITGESGTGKELVARAIHSTSDRAAAAFVSINCGAFTETLLESELFGYMKGSFTGANSNRKGLFEAAEGGTIFLDEIGETTPAMQVKLLRVLQERNIRRVGGLEEIPVDVRVVAATNRDLAQMVEDGTFRNDLYYRISVIPIEMPPLRARTTDIPDLVRHFLEKYSAAANRPMLEVSEEAMRYLDSYDWPGNVRELENTIERAVALEHGRVAGLDRRREDSGPPVGVPDRRIKPEWLPERILKYKPRAVAELDLPEDGIDLEGYLAQLEKDYIIRALQRTNGNQTRAAEILKMSVRSLRHLLDKHRIRQTASLIRESGPLSDSAAHK; encoded by the coding sequence ATGGAAAAGCTGTTAGTTGTTGACGACGAGCGAAGCATGCGCGAGTTGCTCGAGCTTGTCTTGAAGCGTGAAGGCTATGCCGTTCATACCGCCGAGAACGGAACGCGCGCGCTCGAGCTTGTTCGCCAGAACGTGTACGACCTGATCATCTCAGATGTGAAAATGCCCGACATAAACGGCATCGACCTGCTTGCCCGAGTGCGCGAGATTTCGCCCGAGACGATGGTCATAATGATCACTGCGTTTGCGACGGTTGACACGGCTCGGCGGGCTTTCAAGCTCGGGGCCGAGGACCTGGTCATCAAAGACGCAGGCTTCGACGTCGAAGAGCTGACGGTTTCAGTTGGAAAGGTGCTCGAAAAGAAACACCTGCGCCAGGAGAACGTTCTGCTCAAGCGCGAGCTGCGCCAGCGCAACTCGCTCGACAACATCATCGGCCGCTCACCCCAGATGCAGGCGATCTACCAGATGATAGAGACGGTGGCGGTGACTACATCGACAGTGCTGATAACCGGGGAGTCGGGAACCGGCAAAGAGCTGGTCGCCCGGGCGATACACAGCACGTCCGACCGTGCTGCCGCTGCGTTCGTTTCCATCAATTGCGGAGCTTTCACCGAGACGCTGCTCGAGTCTGAGCTCTTCGGGTATATGAAGGGGTCATTCACCGGCGCGAACTCGAACCGCAAGGGGCTGTTTGAAGCTGCCGAAGGGGGCACAATCTTTCTTGATGAGATCGGTGAAACGACGCCCGCGATGCAAGTGAAGCTTCTGCGCGTTCTGCAGGAGCGAAACATTCGGCGTGTCGGCGGTCTGGAAGAGATACCAGTTGACGTCCGCGTTGTCGCCGCAACCAACCGCGACCTCGCGCAGATGGTCGAGGACGGTACGTTTCGAAATGATCTTTACTACCGTATCAGCGTGATCCCAATCGAAATGCCGCCTCTCAGAGCACGCACGACCGACATCCCGGACCTCGTGCGTCACTTCCTGGAGAAGTACAGCGCGGCTGCGAATCGTCCCATGCTGGAGGTTTCAGAAGAGGCGATGCGCTATTTGGATTCTTACGATTGGCCCGGTAACGTACGCGAGCTCGAGAACACAATCGAGCGAGCGGTTGCGCTCGAGCACGGCAGAGTGGCCGGGCTCGACCGGAGACGGGAAGACAGCGGACCGCCGGTGGGGGTGCCGGATCGTCGAATCAAACCCGAATGGCTTCCCGAACGAATATTGAAATACAAACCGAGAGCGGTGGCCGAGCTTGATTTGCCTGAGGATGGGATCGATCTTGAAGGTTATCTGGCGCAGCTTGAAAAGGACTACATAATTCGCGCGCTTCAGCGAACGAATGGCAATCAGACTCGGGCCGCCGAGATACTTAAGATGTCGGTCAGGAGCCTTCGTCACTTGCTGGACAAACACAGGATTCGACAAACCGCGAGTCTGATTCGCGAGTCCGGCCCATTGAGCGACAGCGCAGCACACAAGTAA
- a CDS encoding prepilin-type N-terminal cleavage/methylation domain-containing protein, with protein MIESRKSGTATDGEPRNSRNTGDILPDHPSGLGQERLEFRLIAKSFWFDLQRHNRCSEFGGIEQSIVARVYGNFEETVMRREQGFSLIELLIVVVIIGVIAAIAIPGLQRARRYAQSGSAIQSLRTITTAENLYERRFKVYATLTDLAPEGTVDTNLASGSKSGYSFSITLVLDSNGKATNFNSNADPQFDLTTAEYFFVDTTAVIRHNAGAAADASSDPIPK; from the coding sequence ATGATCGAGTCACGTAAATCGGGAACGGCTACGGATGGTGAGCCCCGGAACTCAAGAAATACTGGCGACATACTCCCCGATCACCCAAGTGGACTGGGGCAGGAACGGCTCGAGTTTAGGCTTATCGCGAAGTCGTTCTGGTTCGACCTTCAACGGCACAACCGTTGCTCTGAATTCGGCGGCATCGAGCAGTCTATAGTCGCAAGGGTGTATGGGAACTTCGAGGAAACCGTGATGAGAAGAGAGCAGGGTTTTTCACTAATTGAGTTGTTAATCGTAGTGGTCATCATAGGCGTGATCGCCGCGATTGCTATACCCGGACTTCAACGCGCGCGTAGGTACGCTCAGTCCGGTTCCGCGATTCAGTCGCTCAGAACCATCACCACCGCCGAGAATCTATACGAGAGAAGGTTCAAGGTCTATGCGACACTGACTGATCTTGCGCCCGAGGGCACGGTCGACACAAACCTGGCCAGTGGCTCCAAGAGCGGATACAGTTTTAGTATCACACTCGTTCTTGATTCAAATGGCAAGGCGACGAATTTCAACAGCAACGCCGACCCTCAGTTTGACCTAACTACCGCCGAGTATTTCTTCGTCGACACAACGGCAGTGATCCGGCACAACGCCGGTGCAGCGGCTGACGCGAGCAGCGACCCCATACCAAAATAA
- a CDS encoding prepilin-type N-terminal cleavage/methylation domain-containing protein, with translation MKNEKGFSLIELLIVVAIIGIIAAIAIPNLLKSRQAANEASAIGSVRTLGTAQATYQSTRGRGRDFAASMAALLADQAIDTALGSGNKSGFGFTCVGTPAVLVAPFTPSFFDTNAAPQSTGNFGTGNSWFYSNETYVLYRDTAAIAVPVSPIRVPAASATPIE, from the coding sequence ATGAAGAATGAGAAAGGATTTTCGCTGATCGAGTTGCTGATAGTGGTGGCGATCATCGGTATCATCGCGGCTATCGCAATACCCAACCTGCTGAAGTCCCGTCAGGCGGCCAACGAGGCGTCAGCCATTGGATCCGTTCGCACGTTAGGGACGGCGCAGGCTACTTATCAATCCACGCGCGGCAGGGGCAGGGACTTTGCCGCCAGTATGGCAGCGCTTTTGGCCGACCAAGCTATTGACACCGCGCTCGGTAGTGGTAACAAGAGCGGGTTCGGCTTTACATGCGTGGGCACACCAGCTGTGTTGGTCGCACCGTTCACACCGTCGTTCTTCGACACCAACGCAGCTCCGCAGTCCACGGGGAACTTCGGAACGGGCAACAGCTGGTTCTACTCGAACGAGACCTACGTGCTCTACCGGGATACTGCCGCAATTGCAGTACCAGTTTCTCCGATACGTGTACCTGCTGCTTCCGCCACGCCAATCGAATGA
- a CDS encoding prepilin-type N-terminal cleavage/methylation domain-containing protein produces the protein MNRNKQSGFSLIELLIVVAIIGIIAAIAIPNLLKSQQAAHETAAKTEVQTLGKSQILYSISKGRGKFADLATLGSMSYVDSNMAAGTKGGYVFATTPINADGMPPMFDTTAHPSAIGTFGTGNLSYYSNETMVLFETEGIAPPTATPQDRVPKDGTPIQ, from the coding sequence ATGAATAGAAACAAGCAGAGCGGTTTCTCGCTGATCGAGTTGCTGATCGTTGTGGCAATCATCGGCATAATCGCAGCAATAGCCATCCCGAACCTGCTGAAATCTCAGCAGGCAGCGCATGAGACCGCCGCGAAAACTGAAGTGCAAACACTCGGCAAATCACAAATCCTGTACTCAATCAGCAAAGGCCGCGGCAAGTTCGCGGACCTGGCTACGCTTGGTTCGATGTCTTACGTTGACTCGAACATGGCCGCCGGCACCAAGGGAGGCTATGTGTTTGCCACGACTCCGATAAACGCGGATGGGATGCCGCCGATGTTCGACACTACCGCGCATCCGAGCGCTATCGGGACTTTCGGCACCGGAAATCTCTCGTACTATTCGAATGAGACGATGGTCTTATTCGAGACCGAGGGCATCGCACCACCGACGGCTACGCCGCAGGATCGCGTGCCTAAGGACGGCACTCCGATTCAGTAG